One stretch of Bdellovibrionales bacterium CG10_big_fil_rev_8_21_14_0_10_45_34 DNA includes these proteins:
- a CDS encoding phytoene desaturase has translation MSSNRDSSKVKKTAAVIGSGFGGLAVAIRLQSQGFQVKIFEKREMPGGRAYVYREGGFTFDAGPTVITAPETLSELFEINNKKIENYVELMPVDPFYKLCWEDGKTFNYNGDLEQTLAEIRRFNPADIEGYKKFLAYSKEVYQQGYVKLADKAFLTVASMLKTAPQLLRLRADRSVYSAVSRFIENEHLRQAFSFHSLLVGGNPFGTSSIYTLIHYLERNGGVFFPRGGTGALVQALAKLFKEIGGTIELNAEVSKITTSRGTVTGVLKQNGESEKFDLVVSNGDVVHTYRKLLSDENLVEKTASRVGRMRHSMGLFLIYFGTRREFPQVAHHNVLFGPRYKELLKDIFSRGHLPDDFSLYLHAPTRTDKSLAPPGHECFYVLSPVSHLGKLNVDWSVEGPRYADKILKYLDERYLPGLLDSLVYKKIFTPTDFKQELNAHWGSAFSLEPILTQSAYFRTHNKDSKLKGLYFVGAGTHPGAGVPGVVASAKATARVVAADFGVPL, from the coding sequence TTCAAAAGTTAAAAAAACTGCGGCTGTTATCGGCAGTGGATTTGGTGGGCTTGCCGTAGCCATTCGGCTTCAAAGCCAAGGATTTCAGGTGAAAATCTTCGAAAAGAGAGAAATGCCCGGAGGCAGAGCATATGTCTATAGAGAAGGCGGCTTTACCTTTGATGCCGGGCCAACGGTTATTACTGCACCTGAAACATTGTCGGAGCTGTTTGAAATCAACAATAAAAAAATTGAAAACTATGTAGAGCTTATGCCCGTGGATCCTTTCTACAAACTTTGCTGGGAAGACGGAAAGACCTTCAATTACAACGGAGACCTTGAGCAAACGCTTGCAGAAATACGTCGGTTTAATCCAGCGGATATCGAGGGTTACAAGAAATTTTTGGCTTACTCGAAAGAGGTTTACCAGCAGGGATATGTGAAGTTGGCTGACAAGGCCTTTCTCACTGTAGCTAGTATGCTCAAGACGGCTCCTCAATTGCTTCGGCTAAGAGCAGATCGCAGCGTTTACTCAGCTGTAAGTAGGTTCATTGAGAATGAACATCTGAGGCAAGCGTTTAGCTTCCACAGCCTTTTGGTTGGCGGAAACCCATTTGGCACTTCAAGTATTTACACCCTTATTCACTATCTCGAGAGAAATGGGGGAGTTTTCTTCCCGAGGGGCGGTACCGGAGCTTTGGTGCAGGCTCTCGCAAAACTCTTTAAAGAGATAGGTGGAACCATTGAACTCAATGCAGAAGTGAGCAAAATAACAACTTCGCGGGGTACAGTGACAGGCGTTCTCAAACAGAATGGCGAGAGTGAAAAATTCGATTTAGTAGTTTCTAACGGTGATGTCGTTCACACCTACCGAAAACTGCTGAGTGACGAAAATCTGGTAGAAAAGACCGCCTCTCGCGTTGGCCGGATGCGCCATAGCATGGGGCTTTTCCTGATTTATTTTGGCACTCGTCGCGAGTTTCCTCAAGTGGCTCATCACAATGTGCTTTTTGGTCCAAGGTACAAAGAGCTTTTGAAGGACATATTTAGCAGAGGGCATCTCCCCGATGACTTTTCCCTTTATCTTCACGCACCAACGCGCACTGATAAGTCGCTGGCGCCTCCGGGACACGAGTGTTTTTACGTTCTTTCGCCGGTTTCTCATTTGGGTAAGTTAAATGTTGATTGGAGCGTGGAAGGGCCCAGATATGCCGATAAAATTTTGAAATACTTAGACGAGAGATACTTGCCCGGGCTTTTGGATTCCCTGGTATATAAAAAGATTTTTACGCCAACAGATTTCAAACAAGAACTTAATGCGCATTGGGGTTCTGCATTTTCTCTAGAACCGATTCTCACTCAGAGCGCCTACTTTAGAACTCACAACAAAGACTCCAAGCTGAAGGGCTTGTACTTTGTTGGTGCGGGAACACATCCTGGAGCAGGTGTTCCAGGAGTAGTCGCTTCGGCAAAGGCGACGGCGAGAGTCGTTGCGGCCGACTTTGGAGTGCCTTTATGA